Genomic DNA from Alphaproteobacteria bacterium:
ATCTCAACCTTGTGTTGCTTTGCCAACGCTGCAACAGGGTGGGGGGCTGGCAGGGTGTGGGGAATGCCGGGCGATAACACAAGGCTATCAATCTCGGTCCAATTGGCTTTGGTCAAATCGGTGGTAGGGAAGCCCGCATCCTCGGCTTTTTTGCGGCCATCTGCGCTGTCATCGCCTACCAGAATACGCGCGCCGGAATTGCGCAAGGCTTCCAGTGTCGCCATACCTGATTTGCCAAGACCAAATACCGCGATGGTTTTTCCGTTTAATCCCGTAAGTGCGATCATGTTTAACGTAACTTAAGGGTTGCAAGACCAATCAACGCAAAAATAAACGCAATAATCCAGAACCGGATAACGACGGTGGGTTCCGACCATCCGCATTTTTCAAAATGATGGTGCAGTGGCGCCATTTTGAATATGCGTTTGCCGGTTAATTTAAAACTTGCCACCTGCAACATGACCGAAAGTGTTTCAATCACAAATAATCCGCCAACAATCGCCAGCACGATTTCATGCTTGGTGATTACAGCAATACTGCCAATTGCGCCGCCAAGAGCCAGCGAACCTGTGTCGCCCATAAACACTTGCGCAGGCGGTGCATTGAACCACAGGAAACCCAAACATGCGCCAATCAGTGCCCCGCATAGCACCAACATCTCACCGGCGCCGGGGATGTGATGCAGTTGCAGGTATTTGGCAAAATCGATGTTGCCGACAAGATAGGCGATAAGGCCAAAACTGCCCGCCGATAAAATCAACGGCACAGTTACCAAGCCATCCAATCCATCAGTTAAATTGACGGCGTTGGCTGCACCAACAATCACCAGCACAGAAAAGGCAATAAACAGGATTAGACCAAGTTGGATAAGCACTTCCTTAAAGAACGGTACGGCAAGCGTGTTCGCAAGTTCAGGTGTCGCCTGCGCGCTGATAAAATAGGCCGCAATTGCGGCAACTGTTCCTTGAACGGCAAGGCGTACACGCCCTGAAACACCCTTGGTATTACGCTTGGTCAGTTTCAAATAATCGTCCGCAAAGCCAACAAGCCCAAAGCCCAGCGTCACAAACAACGTAATCCATACGTAAGTATTGCTTAAATCTGCCCAAAGCAGTGTGGCAATAAAAAACGGCACCATAATGATAATGCCACCCATTGTCGGCGTGCCTTTTTTGGCGAGATGGGTTTGCGGGCCATCTTCGCGAATGGGCTGGCCTTCGCCCTGTTTGCTTTTCAGCCAGCGGATAAGCTTGGGGCCAAGCCAGAACGCAAGAAGAAGGGTTGTTAAAATCGCACCGCCAGTGCGGAAGGTGATGTAACGGAATAAATTAAAGAAAATAAATTCTTTGCCGAGCGGGCTAAGCAATAGGTGTAACATTTATTATCCAGCTTTTTTGGTTTTTGATACATCAAGGTTCAAAAGCGCATCCACAACTTTTTGCATGCCAACGCTTTTCGAACCTTTCACCGTTATCATATCTCCATCTCGCATCGCGCTTGCAACGATTGGTGCAAGTTCTGCGCTAGTGAAGGTGTAGCCGCCACGAATCGCACTGGGCAGTGCATCAAACAAATGCTTCATGTGCTCGCCGCAACAGAAAACCTGCGAAATTCCCGCATCGCTAATCGGTTTGGCAAGTCCAAGATGTGCGTCTTTGGAATGCTCGCCCAGCTCGCGCATATCGCCCAGTACTAATATACGTCTGCCTTTCGGCTGTTTATTGGCCAATACCTTTATTGCCATTTCGACCGCAACGGGGCTGGCATTATAGCTTTCATCAATCAAGGTAATGCTGCCGCTTGGAATGGTAATCTGCTGCGGTGTGCCACGCCCCTGTGCCAGCACAAGCGTGCTTAAGGATTGCGCGGCTTTGGCAACATCCGCGCCTGCTAATCCCGCAGCCAATAACACAGCCAATGAATTGGTAACCCAATGCATGCCCGGCGCGCCAATCGTGTAATTTATTCTCTTGCCGAACAAGGTTGCGGTTACATCGCTGGTGTCACTTTTTAAAACGCAATTTTCCAATCGCGCTTCCATGCCGTTTTTACCGAACGTCGCGATGGCGTTAATACCGTCACTCATCGCGCGTTGTTTTAAAAATTCGATGTATTCATTATCGGCGTTCAGAACCGCATGGCCATTACGCGATAATCCTTCAAAAATTTCGGCTTTTGCCCCGGCAATTTCATCCAATGAATTGAAATTACCAATATGCACCGGTGCGATTGTGGTAATTACCGCAACGTCTGGGCGTACCTGCTGCGACAGCGGGCCAAGTTCACCCGCATGGTTCATGCCCAGTTCAAAGATGCCATAGTGTGAATTTTGCGGCATGCGTGACAGGCTTAAGGGAACTCCCCAATGGTTGTTAAAGCTTCCCTCATTTGCGTAAGAAGATGCCTGTGCAGTTAAAATCTGTCGTAACGCTTCCTTGCATCCCGTTTTCCCAACCGATCCTGTGACGGCAATAATTTTTGCGGTTGAGCGCGTGCGGCCTGCTTGTCCCAAATCATGCAGCGCGCGGAATACATCTTCAACGATCACGCATTTGTCGGCAGGCACACCCGTTGGAATGGAGCTCACAATTGCGCCACTTGCACCATTGGCCAATGCGCTTGCAACGAAATCATGCCCATCAAAATTCGGTCCTTGCAGTGCAATAAACAAATCGCCTGCTTTTATACTGCGGCTATCAATCGATACAGCATCCACGTTCCATGTGCCGCTGCACTGGCCTTTAGTGACTCTGGCGATATCATTGCTATTCCATAAACTCATGCCGCTTTCCCGTTCATTATATTTTTGGCAACTGCTACATCATCAAAGGGCAGGGTCTGCGTGCCAATAATCTGGCCTTGTTCATGGCCTTTACCAGCTATAACCACGACATCACCTGCATTCATCATGTTTAATGCGCCCGCAATTGCATCGGCGCGATTGCCGATTTCGGTTGCACCAATCGCGCCTTCCAATACCGCTTTTCTAATGCTTGCTGCATCTTCATTGCGCGGATTATCATCAGTCACAATCACCACATCGGCAAATGTTTTGGCAATGCCACCCATAATCGGACGCTTGCCAGCATCGCGGTTACCGCCACATCCAAAAACACAAATCAGGCGATTTTGTGTATGTGGGCGCAATGCTTGTAATACCTGTTCCAGCGCATCGGGCTTATGGGCGTAATCTACATAGACTGCACCGCCCTTATGTGCGCCAACCCATTCCATGCGTCCACGCACGGGCTGTAATTTGGGCAGGCATTCAATCACCTTTGCCGGATGTTCACCACTGGCAATCGCTAGCGAAAGCGCGCAGAGCACATTCGCGGTCTGAAATGCACCAACCAGATTAATATGCGTGGAGAATTTTTTACCCGCGACGTTTAATTCCAAATCCTGACCATGCGCATTGAAATTACGTTTTACTAATTGCACATCACTTGCCGCGCTGCCGTATGTCATCAATTTAATGCCGCGTTGTTTTACCGCTGCGGCAACTTCTGCGCTTTCTGCCATATCCGCATTCACTACTGCCGTGCCATTCGTTGGCAGTAATTCTTTAAATAAACGCAACTTGGCGTTTAGATAATTTTCCATGGTTTTATGGTAATCTAGGTGATCGCGCGACAGGTTCGTGAATGCGGCATATCCCACATTCACGCCGTCTAATCGGTACTGTTCCAATCCATGGCTTGATGCTTCCATAGCAAGATGTGTAATGCGCTTGTCCAAGGCCAGCATCGCCAAATCCTGATGCAAGCTGATGCTATCGGGCGTGGTCAGCGAGCCATAACGCTCAATCCCATCACCAATAATTCCCAATGTCCCAACACTCGCACTTTTGTGGCCCAGCATCTGCCATAGCTGGCGCGTGAATTGTACGGTCGATGTCTTGCCGCTGGTTCCCGTGACTGCTGCAATGGTTTTTGGTTGTACGCGATAAAACTTTGCGGCAATTTTTGCCAAAGCGAGGCGTGGCTCATCATGCGTCACTGCGGTGACTGTTTTTGGCAATAGGCTTCCGGTTTGCGCGAGCACGGCGGTTGCGCCCGCACTAACCGCGCTATCAATAAAATCGCGGCCATCAACCTTATCACCTTTTAGTGCGGCAAATAAAAAATGAGGTGAAATGGTTTTTGAATTCTGGCTGATGCCAGTGATATCTTTATCTTCGCCGCTTATGGCGCAGCCAATTGCCAATTCAGAGATCTTCATAATCGACTAAACCTATTCGCCCTTAACCGCAACCGGCAGGCGTAACTTCTCGGTGATGCTATAGTCATTATCATCCACCGGGCTAATCCCTAGCAAGGGTGCAATTTGCGAAATAACGCGCCCAACGGTTGGCGCCGCTACCCAGCCCCCCGTGGCAAAGCCATAACTTTCCTTGGTTCCCTTGGGCTCATCAATCATAATAAAGACAACATATTTGGGGTCATTCATCGGGAAGGCGGCAAGAAAGGATGAAAGCCGCGCATCTTTCTTATACCCCTTGCCTGATTGCTTGTCGGCGGTACCGGTTTTTCCGCCAACCACATAGCCCGGCACATTGGCAGATTTACCTGTACCTGCCGTTACCACTACGCGGTACAGCTGGCGCATCTGGTCAGATGCTGTTGTGGAAATCACCCGCGTTTGTGGCAATGGAATGGCGGGATCGCGCTTAATCAGCGTGGGGGTTACCACCGTGCCGCCGTTTAGAACACTCGCGGCTGCGCTGGCAAGTTGCACGGCGTTCACCGAAATACCATGGCCATAGGAGACCGTCATCATGCTGATTTCCTGCCAGTTCGCGGGAATCATGGGTTTGCCAACTTCAGGAATTTCCAAAGGCGTTTGTTTAAGAAGGCCAAGCTTACCCAGAAATTCGCGCTGTGCGTTGATGCCAATTTTCTCGACAATCTGCACCGCGCCAATATTGGATGAATGCAGGAAAATTTCCGGCACGTTGAGCCAACGATGCATGGGATGAAAGTCATTAATCTTGAAACGGCCAATTGAAATCGGGTGGGTGCAATCAAAGCTACTGGAAATGCTGATGGCGCCGCGGTCTAACGCTTGTGCCAGCGTAAAGGTCTTGAAGGTTGAACCCATTTCATAAATGCCAAGGCTTGCGCGGTTAAAACGCTGGTTGTCATTGGCGTTGCCTACATCATTCGGGTCAAAATCGGGCAACGACACCATGGAGAGAATTTCGCCATTATGCGCATCCATAATCACGCCTGCGCCACCAATCGCGTTAAAGGTTTTAATGCCTTCCGCCAACGCATCGCGCAAGATGCTTTGCAGGCGTATATCCAGCGCGAGTTGCAGCGACTGGTTTTTCTTTGTCAAAAACCCATCAAATGTTTTTTCAAGGCCTGCAATCCCCACATGATCAATGCTGTTATAGCCAATAATGTGCGCGGTGAGCGCGCCCTTGGGATATAAGCGTTTTTCTTCGGGTTCAAATGAAAGCCCGGGGATGCCCAGTGCATTCACCGCATCCTGCTGCTTGGGCGACAAATTTCGCTTGATCCAGATGAAGCGTTTTTTGCTGTTCAGCTCTTTTAAAATATCCGTGCCATTCAGATCAGGAAAAACCGTTTTAAGTTTTTTAATCATATCATTGGCATCAATCACAAGGGCAGGGTCAGCAGCGAGCGATGCCATTTGCAGGGAGGTTGCCAGCAATTCGCCGTTGCGGTCTACAATATCGCCTCGGGTCAGCATGGCGGTTTCGGGCGCGGGGGGAGCGTTTTTCAATTCCGTATCGGTATTGAAAATCATTACGTCGAACAGCCCGTACACGATATAGAGATATAAAAGAAGAAAAAACGCGCCAATAATAACAAGACGGCCGCG
This window encodes:
- the murF gene encoding UDP-N-acetylmuramoyl-tripeptide--D-alanyl-D-alanine ligase is translated as MSLWNSNDIARVTKGQCSGTWNVDAVSIDSRSIKAGDLFIALQGPNFDGHDFVASALANGASGAIVSSIPTGVPADKCVIVEDVFRALHDLGQAGRTRSTAKIIAVTGSVGKTGCKEALRQILTAQASSYANEGSFNNHWGVPLSLSRMPQNSHYGIFELGMNHAGELGPLSQQVRPDVAVITTIAPVHIGNFNSLDEIAGAKAEIFEGLSRNGHAVLNADNEYIEFLKQRAMSDGINAIATFGKNGMEARLENCVLKSDTSDVTATLFGKRINYTIGAPGMHWVTNSLAVLLAAGLAGADVAKAAQSLSTLVLAQGRGTPQQITIPSGSITLIDESYNASPVAVEMAIKVLANKQPKGRRILVLGDMRELGEHSKDAHLGLAKPISDAGISQVFCCGEHMKHLFDALPSAIRGGYTFTSAELAPIVASAMRDGDMITVKGSKSVGMQKVVDALLNLDVSKTKKAG
- a CDS encoding UDP-N-acetylmuramoyl-L-alanyl-D-glutamate--2,6-diaminopimelate ligase yields the protein MKISELAIGCAISGEDKDITGISQNSKTISPHFLFAALKGDKVDGRDFIDSAVSAGATAVLAQTGSLLPKTVTAVTHDEPRLALAKIAAKFYRVQPKTIAAVTGTSGKTSTVQFTRQLWQMLGHKSASVGTLGIIGDGIERYGSLTTPDSISLHQDLAMLALDKRITHLAMEASSHGLEQYRLDGVNVGYAAFTNLSRDHLDYHKTMENYLNAKLRLFKELLPTNGTAVVNADMAESAEVAAAVKQRGIKLMTYGSAASDVQLVKRNFNAHGQDLELNVAGKKFSTHINLVGAFQTANVLCALSLAIASGEHPAKVIECLPKLQPVRGRMEWVGAHKGGAVYVDYAHKPDALEQVLQALRPHTQNRLICVFGCGGNRDAGKRPIMGGIAKTFADVVIVTDDNPRNEDAASIRKAVLEGAIGATEIGNRADAIAGALNMMNAGDVVVIAGKGHEQGQIIGTQTLPFDDVAVAKNIMNGKAA
- a CDS encoding penicillin-binding protein 2; translated protein: MSFFGSLFGFFNSKPQSSHRAAPPYPQYPAHSGWTTTPHGRSLAAALPALEKARGRLVIIGAFFLLLYLYIVYGLFDVMIFNTDTELKNAPPAPETAMLTRGDIVDRNGELLATSLQMASLAADPALVIDANDMIKKLKTVFPDLNGTDILKELNSKKRFIWIKRNLSPKQQDAVNALGIPGLSFEPEEKRLYPKGALTAHIIGYNSIDHVGIAGLEKTFDGFLTKKNQSLQLALDIRLQSILRDALAEGIKTFNAIGGAGVIMDAHNGEILSMVSLPDFDPNDVGNANDNQRFNRASLGIYEMGSTFKTFTLAQALDRGAISISSSFDCTHPISIGRFKINDFHPMHRWLNVPEIFLHSSNIGAVQIVEKIGINAQREFLGKLGLLKQTPLEIPEVGKPMIPANWQEISMMTVSYGHGISVNAVQLASAAASVLNGGTVVTPTLIKRDPAIPLPQTRVISTTASDQMRQLYRVVVTAGTGKSANVPGYVVGGKTGTADKQSGKGYKKDARLSSFLAAFPMNDPKYVVFIMIDEPKGTKESYGFATGGWVAAPTVGRVISQIAPLLGISPVDDNDYSITEKLRLPVAVKGE
- the mraY gene encoding phospho-N-acetylmuramoyl-pentapeptide-transferase; this translates as MLHLLLSPLGKEFIFFNLFRYITFRTGGAILTTLLLAFWLGPKLIRWLKSKQGEGQPIREDGPQTHLAKKGTPTMGGIIIMVPFFIATLLWADLSNTYVWITLFVTLGFGLVGFADDYLKLTKRNTKGVSGRVRLAVQGTVAAIAAYFISAQATPELANTLAVPFFKEVLIQLGLILFIAFSVLVIVGAANAVNLTDGLDGLVTVPLILSAGSFGLIAYLVGNIDFAKYLQLHHIPGAGEMLVLCGALIGACLGFLWFNAPPAQVFMGDTGSLALGGAIGSIAVITKHEIVLAIVGGLFVIETLSVMLQVASFKLTGKRIFKMAPLHHHFEKCGWSEPTVVIRFWIIAFIFALIGLATLKLR